GCATCCAGCAGCCCGCAAGAACATCCTTGATCTAACATATACAAAATATCTTAATTATTACTCGACAACTATCATAATAATGTTCACATACCTCATTGGTTTACTTTTGGCGCTGCTCACAAAACAAGCTTTAGTCAGCAGCATAACTGGCTTCATGGTGATGACAGGTTTATCTCTCATATTCTTCATGAGCGCAGTAATGGCTTTATTGAGATTCAAAGACAAACAAAAGAAGATAATCGAAGAAATCAGAAATATCTAGGTCCCTTCCTGCCATGTCGACAGATATCTCCTCTGCTCATCAGTGAGCTCATCAATCTCTATGCCCATAGCCTCAAGCTGAAGACGCGCGACCTCATCATCCATCTCAGGAGGCAAGGTATAGACCTTGGGCTTGAGCTTCCCCTTATTATCAAGAAGGAACTTGCAGGCAAATGCCTGATTGATGAAAGACATGGCCATGATTGTGGAAGGATGGCCTTCAGCAGCAGCAAGATTTATCAATCTGGCCTGGCCAAGAATGAAAATCCTCTTGCCATCAAGCAAATACTCATCCATGAAAGGCCTGATATTCCTTGCAGGAGCAACCTTCTTCAGACCTTTGAGATTGATCTCAGCATCGAAATGACCTGAATTCGCCAAGACGACACCGTCCTTCATCAGCCCCATATGATGCATGTCAATAATGTTCTTGTTGCCTGTGACAGTCACAAAGATGTCACCTATCTTTGCAGCTTCTGCCATGGGCATAACCCTATACCCATCCATCACGGCCTGCAATGCCCTGAAAGGATCCACCTCGACAACAATCACATTCGAATCCATGCCCTGAGCCCTCTTTGCAACACCCTTTCCGCAGGAGCCGTATCCGCAGACGACAAAATTCTTTCCTGCAAGCAGGACATTAGTTGCCCTCAGTATGCCATCTATAGTTGACTGGCCAGTGCCCTTGATGTTATCCATAAGATGCTTTGTATTGGAATCATTGACGGCAACAACAGGATACTTCAATGCATCATCCTTCTCCATCGCCCTCAATCTGATGATGCCAGTCGTGGTCTCCTCAGCACCACCGACGATGCCCTCCAGCAAGTGCTGATATTTAGTGTGAAGCAAGGTCACAAGATCACAACCGTCATCAATAGTTATGTTTGGGCTGAATTCCACAACCTTCTTAAGATTATCATAGTATTCCTCAT
The Candidatus Woesearchaeota archaeon DNA segment above includes these coding regions:
- a CDS encoding adenosylhomocysteinase, producing MYKVKDIKLADQGKRNVEWAEIQMGALLEIRRRFEEKKPFKGTRIGMALHVTKETAVLVETLVAGGADVAICSCNPLSTQDDVAAYLAKKGIKVYAWKGQSDEEYYDNLKKVVEFSPNITIDDGCDLVTLLHTKYQHLLEGIVGGAEETTTGIIRLRAMEKDDALKYPVVAVNDSNTKHLMDNIKGTGQSTIDGILRATNVLLAGKNFVVCGYGSCGKGVAKRAQGMDSNVIVVEVDPFRALQAVMDGYRVMPMAEAAKIGDIFVTVTGNKNIIDMHHMGLMKDGVVLANSGHFDAEINLKGLKKVAPARNIRPFMDEYLLDGKRIFILGQARLINLAAAEGHPSTIMAMSFINQAFACKFLLDNKGKLKPKVYTLPPEMDDEVARLQLEAMGIEIDELTDEQRRYLSTWQEGT